The following nucleotide sequence is from uncultured Draconibacterium sp..
ATAAGGTGCTTTTAACACTTCCATTACCGCTTCTGAAACACTTATATAGTTTTTATCCTGTTTAACAGTTTCGCGGTAAAAGGCGGTCATTAGTTTGCTTGATGGCGTATAATTCTTTTCATAATTGGCCCGCATATTCTTCAATAATTTTTCGGGCGTGATTGCGGTAACTTTTATCTCCCTAATTTTTATTGAAGCCGGTTCAAGAATAAAAAGATCTTCGTCGAGCAATTGGTTGCCAGGCAATAACTTTTGCTCGTAGCCCATGCACGAAATTACAATGGTATCGCGGATATACAAGGGGTGAACTTTTAGCAAAAACTCTCCATCGGTATTACTGATTGTGCCAATTGGTTTATCTAAAATAGATATCGATGCGAAAGGAATGGAACGCCCTTTTCGACTTTCGATTAGTTTGCCCGACAGGAAAAAATACTTTACCGGCACCGAATCCTGTGCTTCCGAAAGCGTTTCATTGTCTGATATTCGTGTAATAATTACCTGGTTTTGCAACTCGCTAAAACGATATTGTGTGGTATCGAGTATACTATTCAGAACAGTGTAAAGCGACTTGTCCTGGACCGTAATACTTACTTTTTGAGTGGGATTAATGATAGTGGCATCGTACGAAAAAAATACATTAGCCTGCCAACTGATCTGTTCCAAAACAAAATCGAGCGACTGATCGGTTTGATTGATACTTATGCGGCGCTCGAAAATAGAGCCATCCTGTTGCTGGCCTTTTGTGGTAAAAGATAGCAACAGGATGGTAATAAATATGATCAGTTGTTTTATTTGTTTCATTAAAACATCTTTTTCAGCTCAAAAGAAGTTTTAAACTCTTCTCCGTCTCGTAATACTGTGAGTTTAATTTTTTTGTCTTCGCGGCTTTGAAGCAGCAGATTAATATCGTTTAACTCCAGCGACTGGTGGTTACTGCTGTTGATACGAATAATTTGGTCGTTTTCCTGTAATCCGGCAATGTGTGCAGGCGAGTTTTCGCGTATATCGGCAATGGTGAAAATGGGTAATCCGGGCATTGGGTTGGTAACTTCCATTCCACTCATATTGTAATTAAAGTCTTCCCTAATTTTATGATTTGGGCGCAGTGTTAACCGGCTATTCCTGTAGTCGATTGTAACATAAAAACGCCTTAAAATTTCTGCGCCAATGGTTCCATTTCTGCCGTTCACCGAAATCAAACTGTCTATTTGTTTCGAATTCGGAAAGGCTACAATTGGTTTTGTAAGCAGTAGTGGTCCAACCCAAATGGCATCGATACGTCCTTTTGTTCCATACAGGTCGCCATTTAAACCACGGCCCAAAAATGTTTCAATGTGCTGTTGTGGCAGATTGATACGCTCGTCTGAATTTTCTGATAACCAAAGTGCGTCGCTGGCGCCGGTGTCAACCAATAGTTTTACCGGAACTTCTTTCATTTCGTCGGTAACAATTGTGGTACGTACAAACGGTTTGTTTCCATCAAAATGCAACGGCATAATAATATCTTTTTTACGATCGCGGTATTTAAAATATTCAGGTTTGTATAATACCAGTTTTTCATTCAGGTAATCAACTTTTACAATGTAATCTTTAAACAGGTTAAAGCCGATTAATCCGTGAACAGGAATACCGAGCATGTGCGAAATCTGGAAGTTCTCGTCTATGATCATTTGTACTTCCTGGTTACGCGCTGTTAATCCGTCGATGTGCATAACGTTATTCCCCGAGCGGTAAGCGGTAAGCGATTCTCCTTCGCCAAGTCCTTGTACCTTAACCGGCATCATATAGTTCAAATTCAGTTTATTAATAAACGGAAGCTCGGTAATAATCGGGTAGCGAACACCGGTGTCGAGAATAAAATTCAGCGTATCAGAATCGTTAATATTTACCGGAATGATAATTAAATTACTTGCGGATTTAAATTTTATGGTGATTTGTTTATCGCGTGGATTATCGAATAGAAAACCACGGTTGGTACTGGCAAATTGTTGTGTGGTATTTTCGTATTCCATACTTTCATCGATAGGAACGTAATCGCGCACTACCAGCAGGTTGTCTTCAATTTCAAATAGCAGGTAGAAATCTTTCATCAGTTTATCGAGCACGTATTTCAGTGGCTTATTCGATACATTTAAACTGATTTTTTTATCGGCAACCATTTCTGCATTGTACGAGTAGTCGATATCCAGGTACTTACAAATCTTTTCAATTACATCTGAAAGAGGCTCGTCTTCAGCATAAATACTGATGTTTTGATCGAGCGCTTGGCTTTTTGTATCCTGAGCAAAACTGGTGTTAGGTACCACTAACAATGCCAGCAAGGCCATTAGGACAATAATTTTTATTTTATTCCATTTTATTGGTTTCATGACTTTAAAGCTTTACTGATTGTTTGTACGGCTCATTAAAGTGTAATGTTTGCCTTCAACCGATAAATCCAAATCAAATGTGAGCCGAATTACATTTAATACAAAATCAACCGGTTTCTGATCAAAATGACCTTCGTATAAGAGGTCGTTTAGCTCTGGTTCCATCACGTCGATATCAATGTGGT
It contains:
- a CDS encoding STN and carboxypeptidase regulatory-like domain-containing protein, producing MKQIKQLIIFITILLLSFTTKGQQQDGSIFERRISINQTDQSLDFVLEQISWQANVFFSYDATIINPTQKVSITVQDKSLYTVLNSILDTTQYRFSELQNQVIITRISDNETLSEAQDSVPVKYFFLSGKLIESRKGRSIPFASISILDKPIGTISNTDGEFLLKVHPLYIRDTIVISCMGYEQKLLPGNQLLDEDLFILEPASIKIREIKVTAITPEKLLKNMRANYEKNYTPSSKLMTAFYRETVKQDKNYISVSEAVMEVLKAPYIGTSRGDLVRLLKGRRSRDVQPFKWLNFKLMGGPFTITELDAVKTVETFIDPEYEHVYAYQISDVVWYENQPVYVVKFQAQSDEFYPPFEGEMYVHRETFALVHANYRLNKAGLNKAKEIMIKKKPRKVKARPTYVQYQVNYRQYQGKWHLASAKASVKFKVRSKRDRINSEFHSVSDLLITNIQPTELKRFNKDERFNRNDIFVELLGAYDQDFWENYNIIKPNESLRNAFKKSLFN
- a CDS encoding aspartyl protease family protein, yielding MKPIKWNKIKIIVLMALLALLVVPNTSFAQDTKSQALDQNISIYAEDEPLSDVIEKICKYLDIDYSYNAEMVADKKISLNVSNKPLKYVLDKLMKDFYLLFEIEDNLLVVRDYVPIDESMEYENTTQQFASTNRGFLFDNPRDKQITIKFKSASNLIIIPVNINDSDTLNFILDTGVRYPIITELPFINKLNLNYMMPVKVQGLGEGESLTAYRSGNNVMHIDGLTARNQEVQMIIDENFQISHMLGIPVHGLIGFNLFKDYIVKVDYLNEKLVLYKPEYFKYRDRKKDIIMPLHFDGNKPFVRTTIVTDEMKEVPVKLLVDTGASDALWLSENSDERINLPQQHIETFLGRGLNGDLYGTKGRIDAIWVGPLLLTKPIVAFPNSKQIDSLISVNGRNGTIGAEILRRFYVTIDYRNSRLTLRPNHKIREDFNYNMSGMEVTNPMPGLPIFTIADIRENSPAHIAGLQENDQIIRINSSNHQSLELNDINLLLQSREDKKIKLTVLRDGEEFKTSFELKKMF